From the genome of Biomphalaria glabrata chromosome 1, xgBioGlab47.1, whole genome shotgun sequence, one region includes:
- the LOC106069642 gene encoding uncharacterized protein LOC106069642, with product MTSSPDLDSFISTFANDAEKGTVRNGYALFLYRRNESDLKVTATQIDQLLQKRDSSYTSKQLTVLQNLKYMMNQINSWKRRLSSNWMRIQDLLERPVQVPRSRKKQMPSTSLAETEDVLEDVDHAQEISTPVQKLRNDCERCETTRQEWIDKYNVLDSKLKKMRVSFKSLSGLYKVKLVNRMKNRKNEVIRKLRQENQRLKVELRVAKKFKPKTSVVNKSYYKEKLVLSRKELKNVKDKVNRMVAKLRQLEEQRKDFELDTTRLEHVEKDVECLKKPKMFDPSTRKCIYSCILHQVPFEKTCSLIKFIVHELTGISFTALPCTGTISNMALELGILSDLQVGELMFKENELTLSWDSTPLDGQQINSCHISSKHQNLTLQTFGMPGGTTEDYLEHILNAIHDIGCQYSTYHGIQQHIVLYTLFKSLQATLTDRAKVNKCVSDKLEEMVDRKLVQLKCFLHPLDGMASEARKELKKLDVDWSVSTSLYGHEGSAANLVHALSKLRYKENSRDPKGFKAYLLREGLKKTYIPRYVGNRLHVLFLLAGIIYKIKDSLAVYLEKFCKSMKLREAIEKDLTNPDVMVQIRVLGLFGKLLTGPWMKLFYNKSSGLRELSHLEMTPFVRRSITTLKELQLNPASILTLEFDVFGHPLLVDDVLVVLRDVELQPGERFFRTVSVLASCFVRVLERQLDDYLTGDLANPTEAMMLQTSSAPLHNIHSERVLGMVDSQFHRAPNASFGFVDAKVKCQANKTMDWLLAKPVKEQGSLIKFAVRQARKQRKVLEERVQVMGKTIMSRQIVIGQKRDKTERKKVEKKVLGCLEKDAGFGNDIFVALSTETKLILSSLLSERFDCLPLSIRHVWDVDGKDQVFDGKIVIYVKKGQKKCCRIVWDSEGQTDIPTTQIITDVVMGDFHFV from the exons ATGACTTCATCACCTGATTTGGATAGCTTCATTTCTACTTTTGCCAATGATGCTGAAAAGGGAACTGTCAGGAATGGGTATGCCCTTTTTTTGTACCGACGGAATGAGTCCGATTTGAAAGTAACTGCTACACAGATTGATCAACTTTTGCAGAAGAGGGATAGCAGTTACACATCAAAGCAGCTGACAGTATTGCAGAATCTCAAGTATATGATGAATCAGATAAATTCCTGGAAAAGGCGGTTGAGCTCCAACTGGATGCGGATTCAAGACCTTTTGGAACGTCCTGTGCAAGTGCCAAGATCAAGAAAGAAGCAGATGCCCTCAACCAGTTTGGCTGAAACAGAAGATGTGCTGGAAGATGTAGACCATGCTCAAGAGATCTCGACTCCTGTTCAGAAGCTACGGAACGATTGTGAACGATGTGAGACAACAAGGCAAGAATGGATAGATAAGTATAATGTACTGGATAGTAAGTTGAAGAAGATGAGGGTAAGTTTCAAATCTCTTTCTGGACTTTATAAAGTTAAGCTTGTAAATAGAATGAAAAACAGGAAAAATGAGGTGATACGGAAATTGAGGCAAGAAAATCAAAGATTGAAAGTAGAACTAAGAGTGGCCAAAAAGTTTAAACCTAAAACATCTGTTGTAAATAAATCTTATTATAAAGAAAAACTTGTATTGTCTAGGAAGGAGTTGAAAAATGTTAAGGATAAAGTGAACAGAATGGTGGCTAAGCTAAGACAGTTAGAGGAACAAAGAAAAGATTTTGAGTTGGATACCACCAGACTAGAGCATGTAGAAAAAGATGTTGAGTGCCTAAAAAAGCCTAAAATGTTTGACCCTTCCACTAGGAAATGCATATATAGCTGTATTTTGCATCAGGTTCCGTTTGAGAAAACTTgttcattaattaaatttattgtcCATGAACTAACAGGAATCTCTTTCACAGCTCTACCATGTACTGGGACTATATCTAATATGGCATTAGAGCTAGGAATCCTCTCTGACCTTCAAGTTGGTGAGCTAATGTTTAAAGAAAATGAGTTAACACTCTCATGGGACTCGACACCACTTGATGGTCAGCAAATTAATTCCTGCCATATTTCCTCAAAGCATCAGAACCTGACTCTGCAAACTTTTGGAATGCCTGGCGGAACAACAGAGGATTATCTAGAGCACATCCTAAATGCCATACATGATATTGGTTGTCAGTACTCTACCTACCATGGAATACAGCAACATATTGTACTGTACACTTTATTCAAATCTTTGCAGGCAACATTAACTGACAGAGCCAAGGTGAATAAGTGTGTGTCTGACAAGCTGGAAGAAATGGTTGATAGGAAGCTAGTGCAGTTGAAATGTTTCTTGCACCCTTTAGATGGAATGGCTTCTGAAGCCCGGAAAGAGCTTAAAAAGTTGGATGTCGATTGGAGTGTCAGTACCTCATTGTATGGACATGAAGGCTCTGCAGCTAATCTTGTTCATGCCCTGTCAAAGTTAAG ATACAAGGAGAACTCAAGAGACCCCAAAGGCTTTAAGGCATATCTGCTGAGGGAAGGTCTTAAAAAAACTTACATTCCTCGATATGTTGGAAATAGATTGCACGTTTTATTTCTGCTTGCTGGGATAATCTACAAGATTAAAGATTCCTTGGCAGTCTATTTAGAAAAGTTCTGCAAGTCTATGAAACTAAGAGAGGCAATAGAGAAAGATTTGACCAACCCAGATGTAATGGTGCAGATAAGAGTCTTAG GTCTTTTTGGGAAGCTCTTGACGGGTCCATGGATGAAACTATTTTACAACAAGTCCAGTGGTTTGAGAGAACTGAGCCATTTGGAAAtg ACCCCTTTTGTGAGACGAAGCATCACTACATTGAAGGAGCTTCAACTAAATCCTGCTTCGATCCTCACCCTGGAGTTTGATGTTTTCGGACACCCCTTACTTGTTGATGATGTGCTTGTTGTGCTAAGGGATGTGGAGCTTCAGCCTGGAGAACGGTTCTTTAGGACAGTATCTGTCTTAGcgtcatgttttgttagggttCTAGAAAGGCAGTTAGATGACTATCTAACAGGGGATCTGGCTAACCCGACGGAAGCTATGATGCTacaaacatcatctgcccctttACATAACATTCATAGTGAGAGGGTGCTGGGGATGGTAGACAGTCAATTTCACAGGGCCCCTAATGCTTCTTTTGGTTTCGTTGATGCCAAGGTTAAATGCCAAGCCAACAAAACAATGGACTGGTTGCTGGCAAAACCTGTTAAGGAGCAGGGCAGCTTAATAAAATTTGCAGTAAGGCAGGCTAGGAAGCAGAGAAAGGTTTTAGAGGAGAGGGTGCAAGTTATGGGCAAGACTATAATGTCTAGACAGATTGTTATAGGTCAGAAAAGGGATAAGACAGAAAGGAAAAAGGTTGAGAAAAAAGTTTTGGGGTGTTTAGAGAAAGATGCAGGATTTGGAAATGATATTTTTGTTGCTCTTTCCACAGAGACCAAGCTAATATTGTCTTCCTTGCTTTCAGAAAGATTTGACTGCCTTCCTCTGTCTATCAGACATGTGTGGGATGTTGATGGGAAAGATCAAGTGTTTGATGGAAAGATAGTCATATATGTGAAGAAAGGGCAGAAGAAGTGCTGCAGGATTGTATGGGACAGCGAAGGCCAGACAGACATCCCTACAACTCAAATTATTACAGATGTTGTTATGGGAGATTTCCATTTTGTATAG